Proteins encoded by one window of Primulina huaijiensis isolate GDHJ02 chromosome 1, ASM1229523v2, whole genome shotgun sequence:
- the LOC140972522 gene encoding protein SMALL AUXIN UP-REGULATED RNA 16-like: MASAIKKVNMITQIVRLKQVVKRWKTNSLTRRYFFDVAASKRPTPPGSLAVYVGPDRRRFVIPTRFLNLPVFVSLLRMAEEEFGFRTSGGLALPCDPGFFTKILVFLEEDEERFCGLGLDELSKMISEMGMESSEQSSCKESGHASFTPLLHKTRVYQ; this comes from the coding sequence ATGGCTTCCGCGATCAAGAAAGTCAACATGATTACCCAAATCGTGCGGCTCAAGCAAGTCGTGAAGCGCTGGAAAACCAACAGCCTCACGCGCCGCTACTTCTTCGATGTTGCGGCCTCAAAGCGGCCAACCCCGCCAGGATCTCTCGCCGTCTACGTCGGACCGGACCGGCGGCGGTTCGTGATTCCGACTCGGTTCCTGAACCTCCCGGTGTTCGTGTCCCTTCTCCGCATGGCGGAGGAGGAGTTCGGGTTCCGGACCTCTGGCGGCCTGGCTCTTCCATGCGACCCAGGCTTTTTCACGAAGATCTTGGTGTTCCTGGAGGAAGACGAAGAAAGGTTTTGTGGGCTGGGACTGGATGAGTTATCGAAGATGATCTCTGAAATGGGTATGGAGAGTTCCGAGCAGTCGTCGTGTAAAGAATCTGGACACGCCTCCTTCACGCCATTGCTGCACAAAACTAGGGTTTATCAGTGA